The window CAAAAATACTCCGCGAGGCGGGCACTGTCATCCTTAACGGTCCAGCAGGCGTGTTCGAGGACGATACGTTCGCCGACGGAACCCGGGAGTTGTACACCGAAGCGGTGAACGCCGAGTACAGCATCGTCGGTGGCGGAGACACTGCGGCCGCGATTCGAAAGTTCGACCTTTCCGGCTTCGACCACGTCAGCACCGGCGGTGGCGCGTGTCTCCGAATGTTGACGGGTGACCAACTTCCAGCAGTGGACGCGCTCTCCAGATAGATGGTCACGATAGGGGCGGCGACGAGTGCGGATATCGATCACCTCGCCGACCTCTGGGTCGAACTCGCTCGTGACCAACGCGCGCACGGTTCACATCTCCTTCCGGACGAAAACCGAAATAACGTCCGCAACAGTATCGCTCGACACGTAATCGAAAACACGCTGCTCGTCGCACGTGACCCGGCTGTCGTCGGGTTCGTCATGTTCGAACTCCAGTCCGGCGTCTACGAACAGGCGACAACCCGCGGCGTCATTCAGAACATCTACGTCGAGCCCGAACGACGGGATTCTGGCATCGGTACGAAGCTCCTGGATGCCGCGGAAAACACATTGGTCGAGCGTGGTGCGGAGCGGTTGGCCTTGGAAGTGATGGCGGGAAACGAAGACGCCCGGAGACTGTATCGAAACCGGGGATACGAACCGCATCGTATCGAGTTGGAAAAATCGGTCGAAAACGATAACCACTCAAAGGAGTAGCCACAATTCCCATCTGCGCCAAGGGAGCTTGGGTGGTTCAAGCACTCGATTTGTAATCGAGAATACGTGGGTTCAAATCCCACCCTTGGCTTTTCGATTGTTTTCGTGCGAGCGGAGTCCGCGTGGCGATATGAACGATAGTTACCATAGTTGAAAAGACGGGTTGACACCGTCTGTTCGACATACCTGCCTTCGAAACACCCGTGTTGAATGTCGATTATCGCCACAACTATCATCCGAATTGTCATTTCTGCACCCGTTGTTACGATGATTTCTCGTATCATCGATAGTAAACGAATAGTTGTGTTTGATTTTGAACTGTTTACACATTATCTGTGGTACACAATCGGTATTTCGAATACCACAAAAGCGACTAATTTCAGCGACACGACCTTCATCGGACAGGATTAACCGGCTCTTAACTCCGAATCCCGGGTTGTGAACTGTTGTTGGCCGTCCGACCGGCCACAACTATCGCGCGGTTTTATACCGGTACGGTGCCTGTCCGTTTTGCATGAGCCGCACCCAGAGCGTCCCCCTCTGGATGGCATCTCCCGAGGAGTTTCGAAGTACGCTCAAGATGGTGTTGAGTACGGCGTACAAAAACGACCGCCGGTTCGACCGCTCGTGGACGTTCAGCTATCCAGACGATGACCTATCCGACCTGATGGTCGAGATCACGCATTTAGAGAAAGGTGGAACGAGCGTGATGATGAATCCACCCCAGCCGACGAAGCCCCCCGAACAAGCCGTCGTCAAGGATTTCCGCGACGTGCTCGGTGACCTCCTACTGAAAGGGCATCATCGTGGAATCGAGTTCGACCGCTCCTGGACTCTTCGATACCCCGAGGCAGACCATCCGGACCTGATGGTCGAGGTAACACACGTGGAAGAGCGTCCCGACTGATCGAAACAGCACGTGATCGCCCCGAAGACCGTGCCGATGACGGAAGAATCGAGAACATGCAGTTTACCGTCGTCCACGGAGACATCGCGGAACAGAGTACAGACGTGCTCGTCAACGCCGCAGGGACCAGTCTCAGAATGGAAGCGGAGTGGCAGGTGCGCTCCGGCGCGGAGCAAACGGGCCGATACACGACGACGCGATTTCCAACGGTCCCATCGAACTCGGCAGCGCCGCAGTAACCGGTGCGTACGAATTCGACACGGAGTACGTCGTTCACGCTGCGGCCATGCCTCACTACGGCGACGGGCATGCAACGGACGTTCGACTCATCGCCTACGGTGACGACGAACTCCGGACGGTTCGTTATGTTTTGGAATCGGCCAAAAACGCCCGACTAAAGGCCGGAAAACAGTCATATTCTCGATGAAATTCGTCTCTCACCGGGCTGAGGAGTCGTTTGGTTCCATGTCCTCTTCCGCATCTCCCGACCCGATTCCGAGCGTCGCGGCGGTCTCGATGGCCTCGACATCGAGTTCGCAGAGCTCTGCGACGACCCGCTGTGGAACGACGACTCGAAGCGTCTCGAACGCCAGTTCTGCATCGACTTCGCCGTCAAGTGCTTCCACTCGCTTTTTGATTCGGCCGGCGTCCGCGTCACCGAGTCGGAGCACGAGGGAGACTGTTTCGTCTCGCGGATTATCGCGTATTCTGCGCACGGGGTGGGACAGGTAGGTCATTCGAGCCTCGAAAGGATTTCTTGGGCGTGGCCGTCGGGTGACACGTCCGTAAACACGTGCTCGATGGTGCCGTTCCGGACGACGAACGTGTTCCGGAAAACGCCATCGAAGGTCTTTCCGAACATGTTCTTTTCGCCGTAAGAGCCGTACGCACTCGCTACCTCGCCGGATTCGTCGCTCAGCAGTTCGATTGGAAGGTCGTATTTGTCGCGGAACTTTTCGAGATCCGAAACTGAGTCATCGCTGATTCCGATGATGGGAACCCCACGCTCGGCGAACTCGTCCCACGTGTCGCGAAAACCGCACGCTTCGGTCGTACAGCCAGGGGTGTCGGCACGCGGGTAGAAGTAAACGACCACTCTACCGTCGAAATCGTCCAGTGAAACGGGTTCTCCTGCGTGGTTTGGAAGTTCAAACGCTGGTGCCTGTTGGCCGGGATCGAGCATGACTCTCGCTTCGAAGCGAGCGAAGAACTGCGTTACGGAGTCATTCGCCAGCCACGACGAACGTGCGCCCACCTTTCCGTTCGAGGTGGATAGCGCCGTCTTCGGTGGAAGTTCGGACGTATGCGGCGACTTCGCTGGCGGACAATCCCGATACGTCCGCTGCGTTTCCCGGACGAACGCCCGGTCGTTCCGCACTCGTTTCGACGTTCATGTTCAGTATTTGTCCGGTTGACTAATGAAAGCAAGCCTAGTGGAGCGAAAGTGAACGTGGTCGTATCGGATCCCGAAACGCGCTTGCATTCGGTTTCAAAGCGTGCCGAATCGGACGGGGATATCCATCGGTTGGGAACCGGTCAACAACGATTCGGTACTCGGTGGCGTTGGTTCAATAGCAGAGTGCCACCGATCGGTTCTTGTTCAGGACACGCTGAGTCGGACCTGCTCCATCATCGCAAAGACGAACGGTCGGACTACTTCCGCAACGTAACTTGCTCGCCGTCCTTTTCGACCAGTTCGCGCTCTCGAAGGGTCCGGACGATAGTGTACAGCGCGATTTTTGGAAGTCCCAAACCGGTCTGTAGTTCATCGATAGTCGCCTCTCGTGTGGTCGTGAGGTAGAGATACACGAGTTTTGCACGGGGAGATGCCAGTTCGTCAGGTATCGGTGTCGAAGGTGCCGTTCTGATACTCATGTTGGTATTGCAGGGAAAACATTCGACAATAATAAAGCCTCGTGACGACAATTGTCGAAAACACCTGTGATATCACTTTTTCGACCAGTGTTCTCTCGGAGCTGAACTGCCGGTGATTTTATGTAATGGCCCGTGGTAGCGGTCGCTCATGGGTCCAGCGCGGGACGAGGCCGACGAGGAGACGGGGGCAGTCCTTTCAGCCGACGAACTCGATATCGAACGAAGTGACAACGTCGTCGCACTGGATGAGGGCCGGTACGTCATCGGGTCGCACGGTGAGCCGTCCGTCCCGGATCGGCCGGTGCTCGACTCCGCGTCGGAGACGACGACCGAAACTGTATCACCATCGACATTCTCGTCCACATCGCAATCGGGCGAGTCGGAGGAGGCAAACGGCCGAACACAACCAGATTCACGGATCGACTCCCGTGAGGTCCACCGATGGCTCGAAGACGACCTCGACGACGTTGACTCCCGCTACGGGTTTCACATCTCTGCGAAGTCGGAAGGAGCGATCAGCCACCAGCGGATGTTCTCCGACGACGTCGGGACGGTTTTCGACAGTCTTCTGAGTTTGAGTTCGACCGTCTCACCCTCGCCGAGGTTGCTTCCACCGATTGCTCCCGCGTTCATCGAGATGGTGAATCGATCGTCCTGACTGTTGAGTACGGGGACGGAGTTGTCCTGATCTTTGATGTCCGAGACGTTGAACTGCGTGCTCGTCCCTGCACCGCCGCTACCGTTGAAAGTAGCGTCAACTTCACTCATGTTTCCGGACACGAGTGTGGTTGCCTTGTTCGGGCCGATCCACTCGATGGTGGCCGTCGAGAGGTTGATATCGTCGGACCCCGAGCCACGCATGACCGTGAGGTTGATGTAATCGACCCTCTCGTTGTTCGTGACGTTACCGAAACCGCTGACGACTTGCACGCGGTTCGAGACCTGTGCGCTGCTGTCCTGACCGGTCTGTTCGGACTTCGACTGCAGGAAGCCCGCCGTGTTGATGAGCACACCGGCCGCGATCGCGGCGACCAGCACCATCGCGATGAACACGATGAGCGTTCCGATACCGACTTGGCCTCGGTTGTCGAGGCGTTCTTGAATTGCGTCTTTCATGATTTCTCACATCATGTCCGAGAAGATATGTATCACAACCCGGACTCTATTCGAGACAAATCAAAGGAATGTATTAAATCTACGTGTTCAATTATCAGACGTGATATCGACAAACCCAGGCATTTATAGTCTCTTATCAGCACATTGGGTTCTCAGTATGAATGGGTAGAGACAGTACTAGTCATCTTTCCATAATTGAAAAATAATGAAAAGATATCCGATCGTCGAGATAAGATAGTTAACCGACAACAGATAGCGAATCCCCTGAAAATCGAGCAAAAACGCGCTGATGGTCGTTGCAAGGGACGCCGAAACGAGACACGTGAACCCGACAGAGAGGTGAAAAAGCGCTGGACGGGACGTTCGATAATACGCCCGTACTGCGAACGCAACCATCGATAGACCTGCGACAACCACGGTAAGACTGAAAGCGATGTACAGGAGTTCGGTCCCCCCATCTTATCGCTCCTCTTTCAAATCACGCCACACATCCACCAACGAGTTTTCGACTTCGGGGCGGTCATCGACGGCGACGTCGATGCCGTCGCTCGAAAAAGCGATCGAAACGGCATCGATATCCCGACGATATACTTTCGGCCGGCGACCCTCGTTGGAGAACTCCCGCCCGGTGAGTTCGAGCAGGTTCGCCTCCGTGAGTTCCTCGATTCTTCGATAGCTGGTCGCTATCGGAATGCCGAGTTCCTCACTCAGCTCCTGCACCGATTTCGGCTTATGCGTCGCGTCGAGTATCTCGGCGTTGTACTTATTGCCGAGCACGCGAAGCAGTTCCAGGGACCCCATCGGTTATCGGGTTTGATAACAAGACCATAAAAAGATACCGTACCGAATTGCATCGAAACTTACAGAGAAAATAATCGTATTATAGAGTGGTTTCGAAAGCTGTAAAACGGGATCGTCCACGACACCGTTCTACGGAACAGTAAAGTGAGTTCACGGAAGAGAAGGGATTATGTCAAAAAGAGTTTCGGAACTCCAAGTTTTGGTCTTTCGACTCGAAAACAAACGATACTGCGTCGATATCGCACATATCGACGAAATCGTCGATAGACACGAGGTGACCACACTTCCTGATTCCCCTCGACACGTCGAGGGAGTGATGGACCTTCGCGGGGCGACGACAACCATCGTCAACCCGAAGACGGTGCTCGGACTAAACGATTCGGTGACTGGTAATCGTGTCGTCGTCTTCGAGACGGAGGACGAACGACGCATCGGGTGGCTTATCGACGAAGTGAATCAGGTCGTCAGCGTGGACGAAACCGAATTTGATGACTCCGTCGAAAGCAAATCGGTACACGGCGTTATCCGCCAGAACGATGAGTTCGTCATCTGGGTCAAGCCGTCAGCGATCAACAACTGAGCTGGAACGTACTGAAATGCGTCGCCGACCGCTATCGGAGCGTAGTGATGAATTAGTTGGTCCATCCCACACCACGTATGTGCGATCTGGTGCCCTCATGAGTAGTCGAAGCATATCAAAAATATTTTTTAAATGATGATTAGTCAGTCACTTTCCCATCTACTGATTCGAAAGTAGTTCGGTCGTACCAGTCGGTATCCCTTGTTTCTGAAATTTATTCGTAGAATTCCCATCCATCGTTTTTTGACGATAGAGCGGAAGTACGACCGTCTTAGCGGGACATAAGACAATCCTTCACACTGTTCAGCGACTGTATAACAAAGAGGGAATCAGGGGATTCGTAGATACAGTTCAGCCCTCGATAGCGGTTCCGTCGAGGTGCGCAGGACAGTGGTGGAGGCGAGTTACCCATGAGATTTCCGAACGCTAGGCGAACAGTAGACAAAAGTCGTAACGCACAGCAGAACGAACGCTATCTTTCATTCGGTCAGCAATGAGTACAAACGAACTGTGGGAGGTATCCCACTAATGTGTGGTATTATCGCTCGGATCGGCGAAACCGACGACGCGGTGGACGAACTGCTCGTCGGTCTCGAAAATCTCGAATACCGAGGATACGATTCGGCAGGATTGGCGGTGAAAAACGGCCGTGGTCCGACGGTTTTCAAGCGCGAGGGACAGATCTCGAACCTCAAGGATTTGCTGGCGAACGAGGTTCCGTCCGGGGAGCTTGGAATCGGTCACACGCGCTGGAGCACTCACGGTCCTCCGACTGACGAGAACGCTCATCCACATACCGGCTGCTCCGATCGCGTTGCAGTCGTCCACAACGGTATCATCGAGAACCACGACGCGCTCCGGACGGAGCTCAGTGAACGAGGTCACTATTTCAAGAGTGATACCGACACCGAAGTCATCCCTCACTTGGTGGAAGAACACCTCGCAGATGGCGCAACGCCGGAACAAGCGTTCCGACGGACGGTACAGCGACTTTCGGGAAGTTACGCCATCGCCATGTTGGTCGACGAGAGCGACGCCATCTACGCGACCCGTTCCGGGTCGCCGCTCGTACTCGGCGTTCGTGAGGGGAAGTATTACCTCGCCAGTGACGTCCCCGCCTTCTTGGATTTCACTGACGAAGTTATCTTCCTCGACGACGGCGATGTGGTCGTCCTCGAACCGGGCCACCACGAAATCACGACGCTCGACGGCGAACCGATCGAACGCCCGACGCAGACTATCGATTGGGACCCTGAGGATGCAGGGAAGGGTGCCTACGACCATTACATGCTCAAGGAAATTCACGAACAACCCACGTCGCTCCGCCAAACGCTTCGAGGGCGAGCCGACCCCGTAACAGGTGACATCCACCTCGAAGATTTTCCACCGGGGACGTTCGAGGACGTCGAACGAGTCCAGTTCGTCGCTTGTGGGACGTCGTATCACGCAGGCTTGGTCGGGAGCAACTTCATCGGAAGTCGGGGGCTCCCTTCCCAGACGTTCCTCGCGAGCGAATACGCCGTTTCGAGACCGCCAGTCGATGAAAATACGCTCGTTATCGGCGTCACCCAAAGCGGTGAGACGGCGGACACGCTCGCTGCACTCAGGGAGGCGAAAGACGGCGGCGCACGAACGCTCGCGGTGACGAACGTCGTCGGGTCCACGGCCGCCCGCGAATGCGATGACGCGTTGTTCATCCGAGCAGGACCCGAAATCGGCGTCGCCGCGACGAAGACGTTCTCCTCACAAGTCGTCTCGCTTTCCCTGCTCGGGGAGCGACTCGTCCGTGACGTGGTCGGCCACAGAAGCGAAGGCATAACGGATGTGCTGTCCGCGCTTTCGGACCTCCCTGACCACGTCCAACAGATTCTCGACTATTCGAAAGCCCATCGGATCGCAAAACAGTACCACGACAGTGAGGCGTACTTCTTCATCGGCCGGGGGTCGGTCTTCCCGGTCGCACTCGAAGGTGCGCTCAAATTCAAAGAGATATCCTACGAACACGCGGAAGGCTTCGCAGCGGGAGAGTTGAAACACGGACCGCTAGCCTTGGTTACGCCCGCAACGCCCGTCTTCGCGGTGTTCACTGGCCGCCACGATCAGAAGACGTTGAGCAACGTAAAGGAGGTCGAAGCCCGCGGTGCACCGGTCGTCGCAGTGACGAGCGATGCGAACGAAGCGGTCGTCCAGCATGCGAACGACGTACTGACGATTCCCGAGACGCATCCCGACGTCGCGGGTATCCTCGCCAACGTCCAACTCCAACTGCTCTCGTATCACGCCGCGGAGCAACTCGACCGGCCCATCGATAAACCGCGTAACCTGGCCAAGAGCGTGACCGTCGAATGAACCGGACGGGTAATCGAAGCTTACCCGTCCGAACCAACCTGAACGGTCAGCGCGGTTTAATCGCTGTCCAACCCCAGTTTCGACAGGAATGAACGCCGTCGTACTCTCTCTGGACGCCGAGCTTGCCTGGGGGTACCACGACCTCGCGGAGGTTCCGGAACACGTCGAGAGTGCACGAACGTCGTGGTCTCGTCTCCTCGCACTCTTCGACGAGTACAACGTTCCGGCCACGTGGGCCGTCGTCGGACACCTCTTTCTCGATTCGTGCGACGGAGAACACACCAGCCACGTAGCACCGACCGATGACTGGTTCGACCGCGACCCGAGCGGCGTCGCGGAACGACATCCACTCTGGTTCGCGGACGGCCTCATCGAGGATATCTCCGACGCGAAGGCGAGCCACGAAATCGGCTGTCACACGTTCTCCCATGTCGAATACGGTGACGAACGAACGACCCGGGAGGTGGCAGTCGCGGAGACTCGAGCCAGTCTCGAAATCGCGGATGATGTCGGTTACGATTTAGAATCGTTCGTCTTCCCGAGGAACAATATCGGCCATCGGGACGTGCTCGCAGCGTACGGCTTTACCTGCTATCGAGGGACCCGTCCCGAGCTCTGGTACGATAGGGGCCGGTTCCGGTCGCTCGCCAAGGCTATCGACTTGACCGTGAGCAAGACGAGTCCACCACTCGTCACCCCCGAACCGGACGAATACGGGTTGATAAACATCCCCGCGTCGATGTTCCTCTTCGGCTACGAAGGTCGAGTTCGAACCATCACCGAAGGTATCTGGGAAGACCCACTCATTCGGTCGGCAAAACGCGGAATCGACCGCGCCGCGGACGCCGACGAGGGTATCTTCCACCTCTGGATGCATCCCAACAACTTCACCGAGGAGCGTGACTTCGAGCGGCTACGCGTCGTGCTGGAACACCTCGCCAAGCGTCGGGACGAGGCGAGAGTGCAAGTGCTGACGATGGGGGAAATCGCCAACCAACTTCGGGAAGCCGATCCTGCGACGACGCGAACCCCGATCGGCCCGCGTTGACGGACTCGAGGTTGGCATCAATCAACGGCGAATCGTTTCGGTCTGACCCGTTTCCGATCCGCCCGAAAAATTCGGAGTTCCTTTTTCCGGAGATACCGACGGACTGCGGCAGGACGATTATTCACTCAGTGTATCAAGCATCGTGGGGCCGAGGGGGGTCGCTCGTGGCTTGAAGGGACCGGAGAGCGGCGGAAAATGTAGCGGCTAATTCGTACGCGAGCGAGCGCCGGGAGAAACCGTCGATGTCCACGGCCGGAAACCACGTGCCATCTTTCGTAGATATGGCCTGAGGAACGACATCCGTTACGGCCGCACCGACGGTCGTAGTGACTCCGACGTTTGCATCAGTTTTCTCCACTCGACGTCCTGAAAGACAACGCCACGCTCGCTTTCACTCCTCGCCCTCGCTCGTCGAAGAAAACGGAAGGGGCGGGATTCGAACCACGCGAAGCCTATCAGGCTCCCACCGACGAATCGGTGGTGCTCTACCACTGAGCCACCCTTCCACGTTCCATAGGTTGGTCGGAGCTATCTTTGTTATGGGCAGGCTGAAACCAGTCAATCGACATCTTCGACACAAAGGGTCAGTAACAACACCGGTCACCGGGGGTCGAGTTAGACCGTCAGTTCGTCGATGAGGGACCCGAGTCCCGACGACAGCGAGACGGTCGATTCGTAGCCCAACGCCATCTTCGCTCGACTCACGTCGGCTCGACTGTGGTCGATGTCACCCGGACGGGGGTCGACGTGGACGATATCCGACTTCGAGTCGGCCACGTCGCGTACCGTCTCTGCGAGTTCTCGAATCGTGACACTCTCGCCGGTGCCGACGTTGAACGCCTCGCCCGTTCGGTCGGTCGTCCCGGCGCGAAGGTTCGCCTGCACAACGTCCGAGATGTGGACGAAATCCCGGGTTTGGGTGCCGTCACCTTCGATGGTGATGTCCTCGCCTGCGCGCGCCTGCTGCATGAATACCTGCACGACGCCGCTGTACTCCGGATTTTGTCCCTTCCCGTAGACGTTGAAATATCGGAGTGCCACCGTCTCGACGCCATAGAGGTCGTAAAATCGCCGTGTGTACTGGTCAGCCGTCAGTTTGTCGATGCCGTACGGGGACGTCGGCATCTTTCGCGCCGATTCCGGAATCGGCACCGACTCGGGAGGTCCGTACACCGCAGCACTAGATGCGAGGACGACTCGTGCGTCCTCTCGGCGAGCACGGTCGAGGACGGCGAGCGTTCCATCGCAGGTCACAGCGTGGCTTCGAAGCGGGTGCTCGACGGAACCCTCGACGCTGACCATCGCGGCTTCGTGAAAAACGATATCGACGCCCGCCATCGCATCCCGAACGGTTTTCGGGTCGCGTACGTCGCCTTCGATGATATCGACCCCTCTCGGGAGCTTTTCCC of the Haladaptatus caseinilyticus genome contains:
- a CDS encoding GNAT family N-acetyltransferase, translating into MVTIGAATSADIDHLADLWVELARDQRAHGSHLLPDENRNNVRNSIARHVIENTLLVARDPAVVGFVMFELQSGVYEQATTRGVIQNIYVEPERRDSGIGTKLLDAAENTLVERGAERLALEVMAGNEDARRLYRNRGYEPHRIELEKSVENDNHSKE
- the bcp gene encoding thioredoxin-dependent thiol peroxidase, which encodes MLDPGQQAPAFELPNHAGEPVSLDDFDGRVVVYFYPRADTPGCTTEACGFRDTWDEFAERGVPIIGISDDSVSDLEKFRDKYDLPIELLSDESGEVASAYGSYGEKNMFGKTFDGVFRNTFVVRNGTIEHVFTDVSPDGHAQEILSRLE
- a CDS encoding helix-turn-helix domain-containing protein, with the translated sequence MSIRTAPSTPIPDELASPRAKLVYLYLTTTREATIDELQTGLGLPKIALYTIVRTLRERELVEKDGEQVTLRK
- a CDS encoding archaellin/type IV pilin N-terminal domain-containing protein, with amino-acid sequence MKDAIQERLDNRGQVGIGTLIVFIAMVLVAAIAAGVLINTAGFLQSKSEQTGQDSSAQVSNRVQVVSGFGNVTNNERVDYINLTVMRGSGSDDINLSTATIEWIGPNKATTLVSGNMSEVDATFNGSGGAGTSTQFNVSDIKDQDNSVPVLNSQDDRFTISMNAGAIGGSNLGEGETVELKLRRLSKTVPTSSENIRWWLIAPSDFAEM
- a CDS encoding DUF7521 family protein; this translates as MYIAFSLTVVVAGLSMVAFAVRAYYRTSRPALFHLSVGFTCLVSASLATTISAFLLDFQGIRYLLSVNYLISTIGYLFIIFQLWKDD
- a CDS encoding ArsR/SmtB family transcription factor, producing the protein MGSLELLRVLGNKYNAEILDATHKPKSVQELSEELGIPIATSYRRIEELTEANLLELTGREFSNEGRRPKVYRRDIDAVSIAFSSDGIDVAVDDRPEVENSLVDVWRDLKEER
- a CDS encoding chemotaxis protein CheW, yielding MSKRVSELQVLVFRLENKRYCVDIAHIDEIVDRHEVTTLPDSPRHVEGVMDLRGATTTIVNPKTVLGLNDSVTGNRVVVFETEDERRIGWLIDEVNQVVSVDETEFDDSVESKSVHGVIRQNDEFVIWVKPSAINN
- the glmS gene encoding glutamine--fructose-6-phosphate transaminase (isomerizing) — protein: MCGIIARIGETDDAVDELLVGLENLEYRGYDSAGLAVKNGRGPTVFKREGQISNLKDLLANEVPSGELGIGHTRWSTHGPPTDENAHPHTGCSDRVAVVHNGIIENHDALRTELSERGHYFKSDTDTEVIPHLVEEHLADGATPEQAFRRTVQRLSGSYAIAMLVDESDAIYATRSGSPLVLGVREGKYYLASDVPAFLDFTDEVIFLDDGDVVVLEPGHHEITTLDGEPIERPTQTIDWDPEDAGKGAYDHYMLKEIHEQPTSLRQTLRGRADPVTGDIHLEDFPPGTFEDVERVQFVACGTSYHAGLVGSNFIGSRGLPSQTFLASEYAVSRPPVDENTLVIGVTQSGETADTLAALREAKDGGARTLAVTNVVGSTAARECDDALFIRAGPEIGVAATKTFSSQVVSLSLLGERLVRDVVGHRSEGITDVLSALSDLPDHVQQILDYSKAHRIAKQYHDSEAYFFIGRGSVFPVALEGALKFKEISYEHAEGFAAGELKHGPLALVTPATPVFAVFTGRHDQKTLSNVKEVEARGAPVVAVTSDANEAVVQHANDVLTIPETHPDVAGILANVQLQLLSYHAAEQLDRPIDKPRNLAKSVTVE
- a CDS encoding polysaccharide deacetylase family protein; this translates as MNAVVLSLDAELAWGYHDLAEVPEHVESARTSWSRLLALFDEYNVPATWAVVGHLFLDSCDGEHTSHVAPTDDWFDRDPSGVAERHPLWFADGLIEDISDAKASHEIGCHTFSHVEYGDERTTREVAVAETRASLEIADDVGYDLESFVFPRNNIGHRDVLAAYGFTCYRGTRPELWYDRGRFRSLAKAIDLTVSKTSPPLVTPEPDEYGLINIPASMFLFGYEGRVRTITEGIWEDPLIRSAKRGIDRAADADEGIFHLWMHPNNFTEERDFERLRVVLEHLAKRRDEARVQVLTMGEIANQLREADPATTRTPIGPR
- a CDS encoding NAD-dependent epimerase/dehydratase family protein, translated to MSTPSESDGGSEIGPHGKTVLVTGGAGFVGSHLVAALMKRNDVRVLDDFSSGSREKLPRGVDIIEGDVRDPKTVRDAMAGVDIVFHEAAMVSVEGSVEHPLRSHAVTCDGTLAVLDRARREDARVVLASSAAVYGPPESVPIPESARKMPTSPYGIDKLTADQYTRRFYDLYGVETVALRYFNVYGKGQNPEYSGVVQVFMQQARAGEDITIEGDGTQTRDFVHISDVVQANLRAGTTDRTGEAFNVGTGESVTIRELAETVRDVADSKSDIVHVDPRPGDIDHSRADVSRAKMALGYESTVSLSSGLGSLIDELTV